The Eurosta solidaginis isolate ZX-2024a chromosome 4, ASM4086904v1, whole genome shotgun sequence genome includes a window with the following:
- the LOC137250818 gene encoding N-acetylneuraminate 9-O-acetyltransferase, with protein MSEVLELNKLNCDGQAAQLSKPEIFMQQLNAANAKKVALLMVLGFLAFHGILNWHYGSDSCQWLLSKGRFKGDKEWQPYGCMMHKYTETDTRRCLRYLAFWGNRNYFAFIGDESIRALYHTFISHVHPATVDDNTSSLGASLTTNAQQQMDIEFVESQLNMRTRYIQADGVSDALLHTLNQFESDKELPVLFIIGFAYPNFIAGNVTEELVQQYEDNLTRLVVPLHNLVTAHKAKVLWKLQDHIDEERVADTPWKALTNDDIDRLNEAARRAFRYTDAAVVWNAAWHISNSLLYTAVDGYKLVDLGLRHEVQILINMYCNDYMNYNDGTCCASAEPYTTLQIVSYAVLGVCVTLVFVMLLRRWLMHLRGHTFYTPLSQPESATSYQDSNTANIAHATVTPSSPLALSIMGFFKPIAMLGIIMAYSYLCDRTNFFMKENKYYSEFSFWIPVGYVFALGIFFTEDSRFTKVLNRDQTDELKGWIMLVVLIYYMTGAHRVLPIHMHIKLLISSYLFITGYTHFTYMWQTDGNSAFIRFFQVIFRLNFVTIVLCFCMNRPYQFYYFVPLLSFWMCVIYFVLSLPPRIGTQSVDTNPLHYVYLVAKFVGCFSVITILFMSEVFFERIFLMRPWKALFVTTDDDIHDWWYQWKLDRYTVTYGMIFAACFHIAQKYSIFDDNNNGNLFARRTSITVTLLALFGVCIYTTFSFLCRDEEECEEIHSYIVFIPIVGYIVLRNISGMLRTRYSSFFAWFGRISLELFICQYHIWLAADRHGVLVLLPGFPTLNMIITSYIFVCASHEVHCITQTLLPYAVPNDWKLVMRNFVIFLIVLIPVGHSDGMF; from the exons ATGAGCGAAGTATTGGAATTGAACAAACTAAACTGTGATGGTCAAGCTGCACAACTGTCCAAGCCGGAAATTTTTATGCAACAATTAAATGCGGCTAATGCCAAAAAAGTGGCGCTTTTAATGGTTCTTGGATTTTTGGCATTTCATGGGATACTAAATTGGCATTATG GTAGTGACTCTTGTCAATGGCTGTTGTCTAAAGGTCGGTTCAAAGGTGATAAGGAATGGCAGCCTTATGGTTGTATGATGCATAAATACACTGAGAC AGACACCCGACGATGCTTGCGTTATTTGGCCTTTTGGGGAAATCGTAACTACTTTGCATTCATTGGCGACGAGAGTATACGAGCTCTTTATCATACATTCATAAGTCATGTACATCCGGCGACCGTCGATGATAATACATCTTCTTTGGGAGCTTCGTTGACTACCAACGCGCAACAACAAATGGATATTGAGTTTGTTGAATCGCAATTAAATATGCGCACACGCTATATACAAGCAGATGGTGTAAGCGATGCTTTATTACATACTTTGAATCAATTTGAATCGGACAAAGAATTACCAGTGCTATTCATAATTGGATTTGCATATCCCAACTTCATTGCTGGCAATGTAACCGAAGAGCTAGTGCAACAGTATGAAGATAATTTAACACGATTAGTTGTACCATTGCATAATTTGGTGACGGCGCATAAAGCGAAAGTTCTCTGGAAATTGCAAGACCATATTGATGAGGAACGTGTAGCAGACACACCATGGAAAGCGTTGACAAATGATGATATCGATCGTTTAAATGAAGCTGCAAGGAGAGCATTTCGTTACACGGATGCTGCAGTCGTATGGAATGCAGCATGGCATATATCGAATAGTTTACTTTACACTGCTGTTGATGGTTATAAATTGGTAGATTTGGGTTTGCGTCACGAAGTACAAATATTGATAAATATGTACTGTAATGATTATATGAATTATAATGATGGTACATGTTGTGCTAGCGCAGAACCATATACAACATTACAGATCGTTTCATATGCAGTGCTGGGCGTTTG tgtcaCCCTTGTCTTCGTTATGCTACTACGTCGTTGGCTCATGCATTTGCGGGGTCATACATTTTATACGCCACTCAGCCAGCCAGAATCAGCAACCAGCTATCAGGATTCAAATACTGCCAATATTGCGCATGCGACGGTCACACCATCATCTCCACTGGCTCTATCAATAATGGGTTTCTTTAAACCAATCGCTATGCTTGGCATAATTATGGCCTATTCCTACTTGTGTGATCGCACCAACTTTTTTATGAAGGAGAATAAATATTATTCAGAATTTAGCTTTTGGATACCTGTGGGTTATGTATTTGCGTTGGGTATATTTTTTACCGAAGATTCCCGCTTCACCAAAGTACTCAATCGCGATCAAACAGATGAGCTAAAAGGTTGGATTATGCTGGTTGTACTCATTTACTATATGACTGGAGCGCATCGTGTACTACCCATACATATGcatattaaattattaattagCAGCTATTTATTTATAACTGGATATACACATTTTACGTATATGTGGCAAACTGATGGAAATTCAGCTTTCATACGATTTTTTCAAGTTATCTTTCGCTTGAATTTCGTGACAATTGTCTTATGTTTCTGCATGAATCGTCCATATCAATTTTACTATTTTGTACCGTTACTCTCATTTTGGATGTGTGTTATATATTTTGTATTATCACTGCCACCACGTATTGGTACGCAATCGGTGGATACCAATCCGCTGCATTATGTTTATTTGGTAGCGAAATTTGTTGGTTGTTTTAGTGTTATCACAATACTCTTCATGTCAGAGGTATTCTTTGAACGCATATTTTTGATGCGTCCATGGAAGGCGCTCTTTGTGACCACTGATGATGATATACATGATTGGTGGTATCAGTGGAAATTGGATCGGTATACTGTAACTTATGGTATGATATTTGCCGCTTGCTTTCATATCGCCCAAAAGTATAGCATCTTTGATGACAATAATAATGGTAATCTTTTTGCAAGGCGCACATCAATTACGGTCACGTTACTTGCGCTTTTTGGTGTGTGTATATATACGACATTCTCTTTTCTTTGCCGTGATGAAGAAGAATGTGAAGAGATACATTCGTATATTGTGTTCATACCGATTGTGGGATATATTGTACTAAGAAATATATCGGGTATGTTGCGCACACGTTACTCCAGTTTTTTTGCATGGTTTGGACGCATTTCATTGgaactatttatttgtcaatatCATATTTGGCTAGCTGCAGATCGTCATGGAGTACTGGTGCTCTTGCCTGGCTTCCCTACGCTCAATATGATTATCACatcatatatatttgtatgcgcaTCGCATGAAGTACATTGTATTACACAAACACTGTTGCCATATGCAGTGCCCAATGATTGGAAGTTGGTGATGCGtaattttgtgatatttttaatagTACTGATACCGGTCGGTCATTCAGATGGCATGTTTTAA